In the Sediminibacter sp. Hel_I_10 genome, one interval contains:
- a CDS encoding aminodeoxychorismate/anthranilate synthase component II: protein MNILVIDNYDSFTYNLVHYLEDLDCTVTVKRNDKLHLDDVEDYDKIVLSPGPGIPDEAGLLKDIIRRYAPSKSILGVCLGQQAICEVFGGTLINLNEVHHGVATEITISVDDEALYHGMNKTIEVGRYHSWVVDTKLPEVLEATSHDHKGQVMSLRHKVYDVKGVQYHPESVLTPNGKQLLKNWVNQ, encoded by the coding sequence ATGAATATATTAGTAATAGATAACTACGACAGCTTTACTTACAACTTGGTTCATTATTTAGAGGATCTCGATTGTACGGTAACCGTGAAGAGAAATGATAAGCTGCATTTAGATGATGTGGAAGATTACGATAAGATTGTCTTGTCACCAGGTCCAGGAATTCCTGATGAAGCTGGTCTCTTAAAGGACATCATTAGAAGATACGCTCCAAGCAAGAGTATTTTGGGCGTGTGTCTTGGGCAACAAGCCATTTGCGAAGTATTTGGTGGAACGCTGATCAATCTTAACGAGGTGCATCACGGTGTAGCCACAGAAATCACCATAAGTGTTGATGACGAAGCTTTGTACCATGGTATGAATAAAACCATAGAAGTAGGCCGCTATCACTCTTGGGTTGTAGACACCAAATTACCCGAAGTTTTAGAAGCCACGTCCCATGACCATAAAGGGCAGGTCATGTCTTTACGGCATAAGGTTTACGACGTAAAAGGCGTGCAATACCATCCCGAAAGTGTATTGACCCCAAATGGAAAGCAATTGTTAAAAAATTGGGTCAATCAATAA
- the trpD gene encoding anthranilate phosphoribosyltransferase: MKHILNRLINQESISAEEAKNVLVNISAGIYNQSQIASFLTVYMMRSITIEELQGFRDALLELCIPVDLSDFNTIDLCGTGGDGKDTFNISTLASFITAGAGVKVAKHGNYGVSSASGSSNVVEALGVNFSNDVDRLKTSIDKAGICVMHAPLFHPAMKNVAPIRRELGVKTFFNMLGPMVNPAFPQNQMVGVFSLELQRLYGYLYQNTDKNYSIVHDLDGYDEISLTGATKIISNTAESMFNPSDLNIDLIEPSAIFGGTSIKKAASIFKKIIKGEGTEAQNNVVCANAGLAIATVEQISHQEGFHRAQESLESGKANQCLELLIELSN, encoded by the coding sequence ATGAAACATATCTTAAATCGATTAATAAATCAAGAAAGCATTAGTGCCGAAGAAGCCAAAAACGTCTTGGTGAATATTTCCGCAGGTATTTATAACCAAAGTCAAATCGCTTCTTTTTTGACCGTTTACATGATGCGAAGTATTACTATAGAAGAACTGCAAGGGTTTCGGGATGCACTTTTAGAGCTGTGTATTCCTGTTGATCTTTCAGATTTCAACACTATTGATCTTTGTGGTACTGGTGGTGATGGTAAGGACACTTTCAATATATCTACTCTAGCCTCCTTTATCACCGCTGGTGCAGGCGTTAAAGTTGCCAAACATGGCAACTATGGTGTATCTTCTGCCTCTGGCTCTTCTAACGTTGTGGAAGCTTTGGGGGTTAATTTTAGCAATGATGTTGATCGGTTAAAAACGAGTATAGATAAAGCTGGTATTTGCGTGATGCACGCACCTTTATTTCATCCTGCAATGAAAAACGTAGCACCGATTAGGCGAGAACTAGGTGTAAAAACATTTTTCAACATGTTAGGTCCAATGGTAAACCCTGCCTTCCCACAAAATCAAATGGTTGGCGTATTTAGCTTAGAACTGCAGCGCCTTTACGGATACCTTTATCAAAATACAGATAAGAATTACAGCATTGTTCATGACCTAGATGGTTATGATGAGATTTCATTGACCGGTGCCACAAAGATCATATCCAATACTGCCGAAAGTATGTTCAATCCCTCAGATTTAAATATTGATCTTATTGAACCTTCTGCCATTTTTGGGGGCACCTCCATCAAAAAAGCAGCTTCTATTTTCAAAAAGATCATTAAAGGTGAAGGGACAGAAGCACAAAACAATGTGGTTTGTGCAAATGCAGGCTTGGCCATTGCCACTGTAGAGCAAATATCGCATCAAGAAGGTTTTCATCGTGCTCAAGAAAGTTTAGAAAGCGGAAAAGCCAACCAATGTTTAGAATTATTGATTGAATTGAGTAATTAA
- the trpC gene encoding indole-3-glycerol phosphate synthase TrpC, whose translation MDILKKIVDDKRLEVKLRKQLIPIEQLERSVLFERQCHSLSKRLKESTSGIIAEHKRRSPSKQVINHDLNVFDVAKGYENAGVCGMSVLTDGKYFGGSLDDLLTARSICNLPLLRKEFIIDAYQIIEAKAYGADVILLIAAILTTKEINQLSRLAKTVGLEVLLEIHNEDELQKSIMPSLDLLGVNNRNLKTFEVSLETSKQLSELIPNDFVKVSESGMSSTAAIKQLQPYGYQGFLIGENFMKTKDAGESAKQFIKDLNR comes from the coding sequence ATGGATATTTTAAAAAAAATAGTAGACGACAAACGCCTCGAAGTTAAGCTTCGCAAGCAGCTCATACCCATTGAGCAATTGGAGCGCTCTGTTTTGTTTGAGCGTCAATGCCATTCACTTTCCAAACGTTTAAAGGAAAGTACCTCTGGGATTATTGCAGAACACAAACGTCGCTCTCCATCCAAACAAGTCATCAATCACGATTTAAACGTCTTTGATGTGGCTAAGGGTTATGAGAATGCGGGTGTTTGTGGCATGTCTGTTTTAACCGATGGTAAATATTTTGGGGGAAGCCTAGATGATTTATTGACCGCACGTTCCATATGCAACTTACCGTTACTTCGGAAAGAGTTTATTATAGATGCCTATCAAATCATTGAAGCCAAAGCTTATGGAGCAGATGTCATTTTATTAATTGCTGCAATTCTTACAACAAAGGAAATCAATCAGCTTTCAAGATTAGCAAAAACAGTAGGCCTTGAAGTACTCCTTGAGATTCATAATGAGGACGAACTTCAAAAATCAATCATGCCAAGTTTAGATCTTTTGGGGGTGAATAACAGAAATCTAAAAACCTTTGAAGTTAGCTTAGAGACCAGCAAACAACTCAGTGAGTTGATCCCAAATGATTTTGTTAAAGTTTCAGAAAGTGGTATGAGTTCCACAGCTGCCATCAAGCAATTGCAGCCTTATGGATATCAAGGTTTTTTAATTGGTGAAAACTTTATGAAAACCAAAGATGCAGGCGAAAGTGCCAAGCAATTTATTAAAGATTTAAACAGATGA
- a CDS encoding phosphoribosylanthranilate isomerase — protein sequence MKLKICGMKYKDNILDVAQLQPDFMGFIFYEKSSRFFDGEIPDLPKSIKKVGVFVDASDHFITETVLKHELQAVQLHGKESPEFIKSLRRKLSAIDKSTIEIIKVFSIRDHFDFSKLEVFESLCDYYLFDTKGELPGGNGYRFDWSVLKSYPSNKPYFLSGGIGWGDLDRLSVFQKSSESEHCYAIDVNSKFEIEAGLKNKNRLKTFIDDL from the coding sequence ATGAAGCTTAAAATCTGCGGAATGAAATATAAAGACAATATTCTCGATGTTGCTCAATTGCAACCCGACTTTATGGGCTTTATCTTTTATGAAAAATCAAGTCGCTTCTTTGATGGCGAAATTCCAGATTTACCTAAGTCTATAAAAAAAGTGGGTGTGTTTGTAGATGCGTCTGATCATTTTATTACTGAAACGGTCTTGAAACATGAGCTGCAGGCCGTTCAATTGCACGGTAAAGAAAGTCCCGAATTTATAAAGTCGCTTCGCAGGAAACTAAGCGCAATTGATAAGAGTACCATAGAAATCATTAAAGTATTTAGTATTCGCGATCATTTTGATTTTTCAAAATTGGAGGTTTTTGAATCCTTATGTGATTATTATTTATTTGACACCAAAGGCGAATTACCTGGCGGCAATGGCTATCGTTTTGATTGGAGCGTTTTAAAATCGTACCCATCCAATAAGCCCTATTTTTTAAGTGGTGGCATAGGGTGGGGCGATCTTGACAGACTGTCTGTCTTTCAAAAAAGTTCAGAATCTGAACATTGCTACGCTATTGACGTTAATAGTAAATTTGAAATTGAAGCTGGATTAAAAAACAAGAACCGTTTAAAAACATTTATCGATGACTTATAA
- the trpB gene encoding tryptophan synthase subunit beta, producing the protein MTYNVNEKGYYGAFGGAYIPEMLYPNIEELRQNYLKIMAEPSFKAAFDQLLKDYVGRPSPLYLAKRLSEKYQTKIYLKREDLNHTGAHKVNNTVGQILMAQRLGKTRIIAETGAGQHGVATATVCALMGMECIVYMGEVDIARQAPNVARMKMLGAEVRPALSGSRTLKDATNEAMRDWINNPVDTHYIVGSVVGPHPFPDMVAKFQAIVSEEIQWQLQEKEGTTKPDYVVACVGGGSNAAGAFYHYLDDTDVKLIAVEAAGKGIHSGESAATSVLGKEGIIHGSKTLLMQTDDGQITEPYSISAGLDYPGVGPMHANLYKTGRAEFISITDDEAMIAGLELSQLEGIIPAIETSHSLAIFEQKKFKKDDIVVVNLSGRGDKDLQNYIDYFKL; encoded by the coding sequence ATGACTTATAATGTAAATGAAAAAGGCTATTACGGAGCATTTGGAGGCGCTTATATCCCTGAGATGCTCTACCCTAATATTGAAGAGCTAAGACAGAATTATCTTAAAATTATGGCTGAACCTTCTTTTAAAGCAGCATTTGATCAATTACTCAAAGACTATGTGGGCAGGCCGTCGCCGCTCTATTTAGCCAAAAGACTAAGCGAAAAGTACCAGACCAAAATCTATTTAAAACGTGAAGATTTAAACCATACGGGCGCTCATAAGGTAAATAATACCGTTGGACAAATTTTAATGGCGCAGCGTTTGGGCAAAACGAGAATCATTGCCGAAACTGGTGCGGGTCAACATGGTGTTGCCACGGCTACGGTTTGCGCGCTAATGGGTATGGAGTGTATTGTGTACATGGGAGAAGTGGATATTGCTAGACAAGCTCCAAATGTGGCACGAATGAAGATGTTAGGAGCAGAAGTGAGACCTGCATTATCTGGCAGTAGAACCTTAAAAGATGCCACTAATGAGGCCATGCGTGATTGGATCAATAATCCCGTAGATACACATTACATTGTGGGTAGTGTTGTAGGCCCTCATCCATTTCCAGATATGGTGGCCAAATTTCAAGCAATCGTTTCGGAAGAGATACAATGGCAACTACAAGAAAAGGAAGGCACCACTAAACCAGATTACGTCGTTGCTTGCGTAGGCGGTGGCTCTAATGCGGCCGGTGCATTTTACCATTATTTAGACGATACCGATGTTAAATTAATTGCAGTAGAAGCGGCTGGTAAAGGCATTCATTCTGGAGAAAGTGCAGCCACCTCTGTTTTAGGCAAAGAAGGCATTATTCATGGCAGTAAAACCTTATTGATGCAAACAGATGATGGTCAAATTACCGAGCCCTACTCTATTTCTGCAGGATTAGATTATCCAGGTGTAGGCCCAATGCACGCTAACCTTTATAAAACGGGACGGGCCGAATTCATCTCTATTACAGATGATGAAGCCATGATTGCAGGATTAGAATTAAGTCAGTTAGAAGGCATCATTCCCGCTATTGAAACGTCACACTCTCTGGCTATTTTTGAGCAAAAGAAATTTAAGAAAGATGATATCGTCGTGGTGAATTTATCGGGCCGCGGTGATAAAGATTTACAAAACTATATTGATTATTTTAAATTATAG
- the trpA gene encoding tryptophan synthase subunit alpha, whose amino-acid sequence MNRINEKLSKEGKLLSIYFSAGYPNLNDTETIIQDLEKSGVDMIEIGLPFSDPLADGPTIQESSTKALKNGMTSEILFKQLKDIRKTVSIPLIIMGYFNPILQYGVEAFCKKCKDIGIDGLIIPDLPVDVYHEEYKTIFQDHGLINVFLITPQTSEERIRYIDSISEGFIYMVSSASVTGSSAGFGTEQTAYFKRIFDMNLKNPQIVGFGISNHDTFKQATQYAKGAIIGSAFIKHLTDDGTKSISNFASSILTKD is encoded by the coding sequence ATGAATAGAATCAACGAAAAACTATCAAAAGAAGGCAAGTTATTATCCATTTACTTTTCTGCGGGCTATCCCAATTTGAATGATACTGAAACCATCATTCAAGATCTTGAGAAAAGTGGTGTAGATATGATTGAAATAGGCCTGCCTTTTAGCGATCCTTTGGCCGATGGCCCTACCATACAAGAAAGTTCTACAAAAGCGCTCAAAAACGGAATGACCAGCGAAATTCTTTTCAAGCAGCTCAAGGATATTCGAAAAACCGTTTCTATCCCATTGATAATTATGGGATACTTTAACCCGATTTTACAATATGGCGTGGAAGCTTTTTGTAAAAAATGTAAAGACATTGGTATTGATGGCCTTATCATTCCTGATCTACCGGTAGATGTGTATCATGAGGAGTATAAAACGATCTTTCAAGATCATGGCCTCATTAACGTCTTTCTAATAACCCCTCAAACTTCAGAAGAACGAATAAGGTATATCGATAGCATTTCCGAAGGTTTTATTTACATGGTAAGCAGTGCTAGTGTCACAGGAAGCAGTGCTGGTTTTGGAACAGAGCAAACCGCCTATTTCAAAAGGATATTTGATATGAATCTTAAAAATCCTCAAATAGTAGGATTCGGAATTTCTAATCATGACACTTTTAAACAGGCCACCCAATATGCAAAGGGCGCCATTATAGGAAGTGCTTTTATCAAACACTTGACAGATGACGGCACCAAATCGATTTCTAATTTTGCATCATCTATTTTAACTAAAGACTGA
- a CDS encoding DUF805 domain-containing protein codes for MEWYLKVIRDNYANFTGRARRQEYWMFQLFNIIIIFALIVILMGLGALIDAPGLISIYLIYVLAIIIPSLAVAVRRLHDTGKSGWYYLVSFIPFIGGIWLIILLATEGDVGPNEYGADPKKPNDLEINEIGNSSLEH; via the coding sequence ATGGAATGGTATTTAAAAGTCATAAGAGACAATTATGCAAATTTTACAGGTAGGGCAAGGCGCCAAGAATATTGGATGTTTCAATTATTCAATATTATAATTATTTTTGCCCTAATTGTGATACTCATGGGCTTGGGGGCACTAATAGATGCACCAGGACTTATTTCAATCTATTTGATATATGTATTAGCTATTATTATACCAAGCTTAGCGGTTGCTGTAAGACGACTGCATGATACTGGTAAAAGCGGCTGGTATTATCTCGTTTCTTTTATACCATTTATTGGAGGTATTTGGCTCATCATACTTTTAGCTACTGAAGGTGATGTTGGACCAAATGAATATGGTGCAGACCCTAAAAAGCCAAACGATCTAGAAATTAATGAAATTGGCAACTCTTCATTAGAACATTAA
- a CDS encoding tRNA (cytidine(34)-2'-O)-methyltransferase — MKLNIVLIEPEIPNNTGNIGRLALATGSRLHLVKPFGFEITDSRLKRAGLDYWEHLDVHYYESSDAFFKSHQNSKFAFFSSHGKQDFWDLKFEEELFLIFGKESVGLPKVILDKYPEDIYKIPLYSSNVRSLNLANCVGIVAYEGLRQLHTL, encoded by the coding sequence TTGAAACTAAACATTGTACTTATAGAACCCGAAATTCCTAATAATACAGGTAATATTGGTAGATTGGCTTTGGCTACCGGATCTCGTCTGCATTTGGTAAAACCTTTTGGTTTTGAAATTACAGATAGTAGATTAAAACGCGCTGGCTTAGATTATTGGGAACATCTCGACGTTCATTACTATGAGTCAAGCGACGCTTTTTTTAAAAGTCACCAAAATTCAAAATTTGCGTTTTTTTCTAGTCACGGTAAACAAGATTTTTGGGACCTTAAATTTGAAGAGGAGCTCTTCCTCATTTTTGGTAAGGAATCGGTAGGTCTACCTAAAGTTATTCTTGACAAATATCCTGAGGACATCTATAAAATTCCGCTATACAGCTCCAATGTTAGAAGTCTCAACTTAGCCAATTGTGTAGGCATTGTTGCCTATGAAGGTTTAAGACAGCTGCATACGCTTTAA
- the eno gene encoding phosphopyruvate hydratase, which translates to MSIIINIHARQILDSRGNPTVEVDVVTENGIMGRAAVPSGASTGEHEAVELRDGGKAYMGKGVSKAVDNVNSVIAQELLGESIFEQNRIDQLMIDLDGTPNKSKLGANAILGVSLAVAKAAAGELGMPLYRYVGGVSANTLPVPMMNIINGGSHSDAPIAFQEFMVMPVKAKNFTHAMQMGTEIFHNLKKVLHDRGLSTAVGDEGGFAPNLEGGTEDALDTIKKAVDNAGYKLGDDVMIALDCAAAEFYVDGAYDYTKFEGSKGVVRTSKEQADYLAELVEKYPIISIEDGMDENDWDGWKYLTEKVGDKVQLVGDDLFVTNVERLSRGIENGIANSILIKVNQIGTLTETISAVNMAHSAGYTSVMSHRSGETEDNTIADLAVALNTGQIKTGSASRSDRMAKYNQLLRIEEELDDVAYFPQMNAFKIKK; encoded by the coding sequence ATGAGCATTATCATTAATATTCATGCTAGACAAATTTTAGATTCAAGAGGAAACCCTACTGTAGAAGTAGATGTAGTTACCGAAAACGGCATTATGGGACGAGCAGCTGTGCCTTCTGGTGCTTCAACTGGAGAACATGAGGCCGTAGAGCTTCGTGACGGTGGAAAAGCTTACATGGGCAAAGGTGTTTCAAAAGCAGTAGATAATGTTAACTCTGTGATCGCACAAGAGCTTTTAGGAGAATCTATATTTGAACAAAACAGAATAGATCAATTAATGATTGATCTAGATGGTACGCCAAACAAATCGAAACTAGGTGCAAATGCCATTTTAGGGGTATCGCTTGCGGTTGCAAAAGCAGCAGCTGGTGAATTAGGAATGCCTTTATATCGTTATGTAGGCGGTGTTTCTGCAAATACATTACCAGTGCCTATGATGAACATCATTAACGGTGGTTCTCATAGTGATGCGCCTATCGCGTTTCAAGAATTTATGGTCATGCCAGTAAAAGCTAAAAACTTTACGCACGCCATGCAAATGGGAACTGAGATTTTCCATAACCTTAAAAAGGTATTGCACGATAGAGGTCTAAGTACTGCAGTTGGTGATGAAGGTGGTTTTGCACCTAATCTTGAAGGTGGCACTGAAGATGCTTTAGATACCATTAAGAAAGCGGTAGATAATGCGGGTTACAAATTAGGAGATGATGTCATGATTGCTTTAGATTGTGCTGCTGCAGAATTCTACGTTGATGGTGCTTACGATTACACAAAATTTGAAGGTAGCAAAGGCGTGGTAAGAACGAGTAAGGAGCAAGCTGATTATTTAGCCGAACTAGTAGAAAAGTATCCAATTATTTCTATTGAGGATGGTATGGATGAGAATGACTGGGACGGTTGGAAGTATTTAACTGAAAAAGTTGGAGACAAAGTACAATTGGTAGGAGATGATCTTTTTGTTACAAACGTGGAACGTCTTTCTAGAGGAATCGAAAATGGTATCGCAAACTCTATTTTGATTAAAGTGAATCAAATAGGAACGTTAACAGAGACGATTTCCGCAGTAAATATGGCACATAGTGCTGGGTACACTTCTGTAATGTCACACCGCTCAGGGGAGACTGAAGATAATACCATTGCTGATTTGGCAGTAGCCTTAAATACAGGTCAAATTAAAACAGGATCTGCATCTAGAAGTGATCGTATGGCAAAATATAATCAATTGCTTCGCATAGAAGAAGAGTTGGATGATGTGGCTTATTTTCCTCAAATGAATGCGTTTAAGATCAAAAAGTAA
- the carA gene encoding glutamine-hydrolyzing carbamoyl-phosphate synthase small subunit, whose product MSYQKRKKAIILLADGTIFHGKSVGKEGSAFGEVCFNTGTTGYQEIFTDPSYYGQLMATTNAHIGNYGTLELEDESNSVKISGLICKNFSFDYSRAGGDSSLQNFFEKHNIMAISDVDTRALVSYIRDNGAMNAVISTEVDNIEDLKKQLAEVPNMEGLELASQVSTKEPYYFGNENATYKVAALDIGIKNNILRNMAKRDIYVKVFPYNSKFEELEAFQPDGYFLSNGPGDPEPLVEAQELAKEIIKRNLPLFGICLGHQVIALANGISTYKMHHGHRGINHPVKNLLTGKGEMTSQNHGFAINREETENNEDIEITHVHLNDHTVAGMRMKHKNCFSVQYHPEASPGPNDASYLFDQFLELVKN is encoded by the coding sequence ATGTCATACCAGAAAAGAAAAAAAGCGATTATTCTATTAGCTGATGGTACCATTTTCCATGGTAAATCAGTAGGAAAGGAAGGTTCTGCCTTTGGAGAAGTGTGTTTTAACACCGGTACTACTGGGTATCAAGAAATCTTTACAGATCCATCATATTATGGACAGTTAATGGCAACCACTAACGCACATATCGGTAATTATGGAACACTCGAATTAGAGGATGAATCTAATTCTGTCAAAATCTCAGGACTTATCTGTAAGAATTTTAGCTTTGATTATTCTAGAGCTGGAGGAGATAGCTCATTGCAGAATTTTTTCGAGAAGCATAATATCATGGCTATTTCAGATGTAGATACACGAGCATTAGTGAGCTATATTAGGGATAATGGTGCCATGAATGCGGTAATTTCTACAGAAGTTGATAACATTGAAGACTTGAAAAAACAATTGGCAGAAGTGCCAAATATGGAAGGTCTAGAGTTGGCCTCTCAAGTGTCTACAAAAGAACCTTATTACTTCGGAAATGAGAACGCTACCTATAAAGTCGCTGCATTAGATATTGGTATTAAAAATAATATCTTGAGAAATATGGCCAAGCGCGACATCTACGTTAAGGTGTTTCCTTACAATTCAAAATTTGAAGAATTGGAAGCATTTCAACCAGACGGCTACTTTCTTTCAAATGGGCCTGGTGATCCAGAACCCTTAGTTGAAGCACAAGAGTTAGCTAAGGAGATCATTAAGAGAAACCTCCCATTGTTCGGAATTTGTTTGGGACATCAAGTCATCGCGCTAGCAAATGGTATTTCTACTTATAAAATGCACCACGGGCATAGAGGCATCAATCACCCAGTAAAGAATCTTCTTACGGGTAAGGGAGAGATGACGTCTCAAAATCATGGCTTCGCTATCAATAGAGAAGAGACAGAAAACAACGAAGATATTGAAATCACCCACGTGCACCTCAATGATCACACTGTTGCAGGTATGCGAATGAAACATAAAAACTGCTTTTCGGTACAATATCACCCAGAAGCCAGTCCAGGACCAAATGACGCCTCTTATCTGTTCGATCAGTTTTTAGAGCTTGTCAAAAATTAA
- the rplQ gene encoding 50S ribosomal protein L17 yields the protein MRHGKKFNHLGRQTAHRKAMLANMACSLIEHKRINTTVAKAKALKQFVEPMITKSKVDTTHSRRIVMSRLRQKNAVIELFRDVAVKVADRPGGYTRIIKLGNRLGDNADMAMIELVDYNEIYNAVKPEKKTTRRSRRGGSSSKPADAPAKETKATNEEE from the coding sequence ATGAGACACGGAAAGAAATTTAACCATTTAGGAAGACAAACAGCGCACAGAAAGGCGATGTTGGCTAATATGGCTTGTTCATTAATTGAGCACAAACGTATTAACACTACAGTGGCTAAAGCGAAAGCTTTAAAGCAGTTTGTTGAACCAATGATTACTAAGTCTAAGGTGGATACAACCCACAGCAGACGTATTGTAATGTCGAGATTAAGACAAAAGAATGCAGTGATTGAACTCTTTAGAGATGTTGCTGTTAAAGTTGCAGATCGACCAGGTGGTTACACCAGAATTATCAAGTTAGGAAACAGACTTGGTGATAATGCTGACATGGCAATGATCGAGTTAGTAGATTATAACGAAATCTACAACGCTGTTAAGCCAGAGAAGAAAACAACAAGAAGAAGCCGAAGAGGTGGAAGCAGTAGCAAGCCGGCAGATGCGCCAGCTAAAGAAACTAAAGCAACCAACGAAGAGGAATAA
- a CDS encoding DNA-directed RNA polymerase subunit alpha, producing the protein MAILNFQKPDKVIMIDSTEFEGKFEFRPLEPGYGLTVGNALRRVLLSSLEGFAITSVKIEGVDHEFSTIAGVVEDVTEMILNLKQVNFKRQIDEVDNESVSISISGQDQITAGDFQKFISGFQVLNKDLVICNLDSKVNLSMEITIEKGRGYVPAEENKKASAPIGTIFTDSIYTPIKNVKYGIENFRVEQKTDYEKLVFEIITDGSIHPKDALTEAAKILIHHFMLFSDERITLEADEIAQTETYDEESLHMRQLLKTKLVDMDLSVRALNCLKAAEVDTLGDLVSFNKNDLMKFRNFGKKSLTELEELVNVKGLNFGMDLAKYKLDKD; encoded by the coding sequence ATGGCAATATTAAATTTTCAGAAGCCGGACAAGGTAATCATGATTGATTCTACCGAGTTTGAAGGCAAGTTTGAATTTAGACCCCTAGAACCGGGTTATGGATTAACAGTAGGAAATGCTCTAAGACGAGTTTTGTTATCTTCATTAGAAGGTTTTGCGATTACATCTGTAAAAATCGAAGGAGTTGACCATGAGTTTTCTACCATCGCAGGTGTTGTTGAGGATGTTACTGAAATGATCCTAAACCTTAAACAAGTCAACTTTAAACGTCAAATTGACGAAGTTGATAATGAGTCTGTTTCAATTTCAATTTCTGGGCAAGACCAAATTACTGCTGGAGATTTCCAAAAGTTTATTTCTGGTTTTCAAGTATTGAATAAAGATTTAGTGATCTGTAATTTAGACTCAAAAGTGAATCTATCTATGGAAATCACTATTGAAAAAGGTAGAGGATATGTACCTGCTGAAGAAAATAAAAAAGCTTCTGCACCAATTGGTACCATCTTTACAGATTCTATCTATACGCCAATAAAAAATGTAAAATACGGGATTGAAAATTTTCGTGTTGAGCAAAAAACAGATTACGAAAAGTTAGTTTTTGAAATCATCACAGATGGTTCTATCCATCCTAAAGATGCATTAACTGAAGCTGCTAAAATATTGATTCATCACTTCATGTTGTTCTCCGATGAGCGCATCACGTTAGAGGCTGATGAAATTGCACAAACAGAAACTTATGATGAAGAGTCACTTCACATGAGACAATTGTTGAAAACCAAATTGGTAGATATGGATCTTTCTGTACGTGCGCTTAACTGTTTGAAAGCTGCAGAGGTTGATACATTAGGAGACTTAGTGTCTTTTAACAAGAATGACTTGATGAAGTTCCGTAATTTTGGTAAGAAATCTTTAACTGAGCTTGAAGAGCTTGTAAATGTTAAAGGTCTTAACTTCGGAATGGATCTAGCAAAATATAAATTAGATAAAGATTAA
- the rpsD gene encoding 30S ribosomal protein S4: MARYTGPKTKIARKFGEAIFGDDKAFEKRNYPPGQHGNTRRRGKKSEYAIQLMEKQKAKYTYGILEKQFRNMFKKATASKGITGEVLLQLCESRLDNVAYRMGLSPSRSGARQLVSHRHITVNGELVNIPSYQLKAGDVVAVREKSKSLETIQNSLANSSNVYEWITWNNDTKKGTYVSVPERIQIPENINEQFIVELYSK, translated from the coding sequence ATGGCAAGATATACTGGTCCTAAAACTAAAATAGCCCGAAAATTCGGTGAAGCTATCTTCGGAGATGATAAAGCCTTCGAAAAAAGAAACTATCCTCCAGGTCAACATGGTAATACCAGAAGACGTGGAAAAAAATCTGAATATGCAATCCAGTTAATGGAAAAGCAAAAAGCTAAATATACTTATGGTATTTTAGAAAAGCAATTCAGAAACATGTTTAAAAAAGCAACAGCTTCTAAGGGTATTACTGGTGAAGTATTGCTTCAATTATGTGAGTCTCGTTTAGATAACGTGGCTTATAGAATGGGATTGTCTCCATCTAGAAGTGGAGCAAGACAATTGGTATCACACAGACATATTACTGTAAACGGTGAGCTTGTGAATATACCATCTTATCAGTTGAAAGCAGGTGATGTTGTCGCTGTAAGAGAAAAATCTAAATCTTTAGAAACCATTCAAAATTCATTGGCTAATTCTAGCAATGTTTACGAATGGATCACTTGGAACAACGACACCAAAAAAGGGACGTATGTTTCTGTTCCAGAAAGAATTCAGATTCCAGAGAATATCAACGAGCAATTCATCGTCGAATTATATTCTAAATAA